A single genomic interval of Candidatus Methylomirabilota bacterium harbors:
- a CDS encoding peptidoglycan DD-metalloendopeptidase family protein produces ALAAPVGAQQPKREDPVTSEQKKLQQTQQRLKEERAKAAAARARETSLLAELEQIERRLAAKQAEVHRLEARIKRTQGDVTVLRVEITRLESQRAWQEEALARRLRAMYRVHAQGGALPVILSHDDPIARAAAVRHLTNLAALDARLIQEYRGTSEKLADRKGREETRQRELGGLHADAQREQAEVDRDGAKRRVLLAKVRDERVYHERMVGELTEASKRLEAFIRELQAKQRKLAKIPPPKGGVEPPSVGFGTLRGRLPWPTEGRIVASFGAQVHPRFGTRTFRNGVDIEAPEGKDVAAVYAGNVIYTGWFKGYGNLIILDHGNEYYTLYAHVAEIEVKEGEDVRQGQRIGTVGDTGSLTGPRLYFEVRYQGKAQDPADWLRQRG; encoded by the coding sequence TCGCGCTCGCGGCGCCCGTGGGCGCGCAGCAACCGAAGCGCGAGGATCCGGTCACGAGCGAGCAGAAGAAGCTCCAGCAGACGCAGCAGCGCCTGAAAGAGGAGCGCGCGAAGGCCGCCGCCGCGCGCGCGCGCGAGACCTCGCTGCTCGCCGAGCTCGAGCAGATCGAGCGGCGCCTGGCCGCCAAGCAGGCCGAGGTGCACCGGCTCGAGGCGCGGATCAAGCGCACCCAGGGCGACGTCACCGTGCTGCGCGTCGAGATCACGCGCCTCGAGAGCCAGCGCGCCTGGCAGGAGGAGGCGCTCGCCCGGCGGCTCCGCGCGATGTACCGCGTCCACGCCCAGGGCGGCGCGCTCCCCGTCATCTTGAGCCACGACGACCCGATCGCCCGGGCGGCGGCCGTCCGCCACCTCACGAACCTCGCCGCCCTGGACGCTCGCTTGATCCAGGAGTATCGTGGAACGTCAGAGAAGTTGGCGGACCGCAAGGGCCGGGAGGAGACGCGCCAGCGGGAGCTGGGGGGCCTGCACGCCGATGCCCAGCGCGAGCAGGCCGAGGTGGACCGCGACGGCGCCAAGCGCCGCGTGCTCCTCGCGAAGGTGCGTGACGAGCGGGTCTACCACGAGCGCATGGTGGGCGAGCTCACCGAGGCCTCGAAGCGCCTCGAGGCGTTCATCCGCGAGCTCCAGGCCAAGCAGAGGAAGCTGGCGAAGATCCCGCCGCCGAAGGGCGGCGTCGAGCCGCCGAGCGTGGGGTTCGGGACCCTCCGCGGGCGGCTGCCGTGGCCGACCGAGGGACGCATCGTGGCGTCGTTCGGCGCCCAGGTTCACCCGCGCTTTGGCACGCGGACTTTCCGGAATGGCGTGGACATCGAGGCGCCCGAGGGCAAGGACGTCGCGGCCGTCTACGCGGGCAATGTGATCTACACGGGGTGGTTCAAGGGCTACGGCAACCTGATCATCCTGGATCACGGCAACGAGTACTACACGCTCTACGCCCACGTCGCGGAGATCGAGGTCAAGGAGGGCGAGGACGTCAGGCAGGGACAGCGGATCGGGACCGTCGGCGACACGGGCTCGCTCACGGGCCCTCGGCTATACTTCGAGGTGCGCTATCAAGGGAAGGCCCAGGATCCGGCGGACTGGCTCCGCCAGCGGGGGTAG